A genomic region of Jeotgalibaca ciconiae contains the following coding sequences:
- the tsaD gene encoding tRNA (adenosine(37)-N6)-threonylcarbamoyltransferase complex transferase subunit TsaD — MNEKEKTGLILAIESSCDETSAAVIKNGDTILSNIVASQIKSHMRFGGVVPEVASRHHVEQITQIVEASLEKARVTMEDIDAVAVTEGPGLVGSLLIGVSAAKALAFANSKPLIATNHIAGHIYANQLVQPLQFPLLALVVSGGHTELVYMPEDGVFETIGETRDDAAGEAYDKIGRVLGLPYPGGKVLDEMAHEGKETLNFPRAMLQEDNYDFSFSGLKSAVINTIHNARQKGDDIDPYDIAASFQAAVVEVLVAKTIRAAKEKPIKQLLLAGGVAANKGLREALRNAVAKELDEVELIIPPLSLCGDNAAMIGAAAYSQYQNQDFAQLSLNARPGLLL; from the coding sequence AGCAGCTGTGATGAGACAAGTGCAGCTGTCATAAAAAACGGCGATACAATTCTATCAAATATTGTTGCTTCACAAATAAAAAGTCATATGCGTTTTGGGGGAGTCGTACCGGAAGTTGCCAGTCGCCATCATGTAGAACAAATTACACAAATTGTTGAAGCTTCTTTGGAAAAGGCAAGAGTTACCATGGAGGATATTGATGCGGTTGCAGTTACAGAAGGTCCTGGTTTAGTAGGTTCCTTATTGATAGGAGTCAGTGCTGCAAAGGCACTGGCATTTGCAAACAGCAAACCTTTAATTGCTACGAACCATATTGCCGGGCATATCTATGCAAATCAACTTGTACAACCGCTCCAATTCCCTTTGCTAGCGCTGGTTGTCAGCGGGGGACACACAGAGCTAGTTTATATGCCCGAAGATGGGGTTTTCGAAACGATTGGTGAGACGCGTGATGATGCAGCAGGCGAAGCTTACGATAAGATTGGACGAGTTCTAGGTCTTCCATATCCAGGCGGAAAAGTGTTGGATGAAATGGCGCATGAGGGAAAAGAAACGTTAAACTTTCCTCGAGCTATGTTGCAAGAAGATAATTATGATTTTAGTTTCAGTGGATTGAAAAGTGCTGTAATTAATACGATTCACAATGCCCGGCAAAAAGGGGATGACATTGACCCCTATGACATCGCAGCAAGTTTTCAAGCAGCAGTGGTTGAGGTGCTTGTGGCGAAAACAATACGAGCCGCAAAAGAAAAACCAATTAAGCAGTTGTTATTAGCTGGTGGTGTAGCTGCAAATAAAGGATTACGAGAAGCGCTGAGAAATGCAGTAGCGAAAGAGCTGGACGAAGTAGAGTTGATTATTCCACCGCTATCTCTTTGCGGAGACAATGCAGCCATGATCGGGGCTGCAGCTTACTCTCAATATCAAAATCAAGATTTTGCACAACTTAGCTTGAATGCAAGACCTGGATTATTGTTATAA